Proteins encoded by one window of Vigna radiata var. radiata cultivar VC1973A chromosome 5, Vradiata_ver6, whole genome shotgun sequence:
- the LOC106762246 gene encoding monosaccharide-sensing protein 2: MKGAVLVAIAASIGNFLQGWDNATIAGAIVYIKKDLALQTTMEGLVVAMSLIGATVITTCSGPISDWLGRRPMLIISSVLYFLGGLVMLWSPNVYVLCLARLLDGFGIGLAVTLVPVYISETAPSEIRGSLNTLPQFSGSGGMFLSYCMVFGMSLTPSPSWRLMLGVLSIPSLLYFALTIFFLPESPRWLVSKGRMMEAKKVLQRLRGREDVSGEMALLVEGLGIGGDTSIEEYIIGPAEEVADGRELGTDKDKIRLYGSQAGLSWLAKPVTGQSSIGLASRHGSIINQSMSLMDPMVTLFGSIHEKLPEAGTGSMRSTLFPNFGSMFSTAEPHVKNEQWDEESLQREGEDYMSDAAGGDSDDNLQSPLISRQTTSLEKDMPPPPSHGSILSSMRRHSSLMQGSAEQVGSTGIGGGWQLAWKWTEKGEEGKKQGEFKRIYLHEEGVSASRRGSVVSVPGEGEFVQAAALVSQPALYSKELIDGHPVGPAMVHPSETASKGPSWKALLEPGVKHALIVGVGIQILQQFSGINGVLYYTPQILEEAGVEVLLSDVGIGSESASFLISAFTTFLMLPCIGLAMKLMDVSGRRQLLLTTIPVLIVSLIILVIGSLVNFGNVAHAAISTICVVVYFCCFVMGYGPIPNILCSEIFPTRVRGLCIAICALVFWIGDIIITYSLPVMLSSLGLAGVFAIYAVVCFISWIFVFLKVPETKGMPLEVISEFFSVGARQAAAAKNE; encoded by the exons ATGAAGGGTGCTGTTCTCGTCGCTATTGCCGCTTCCATCGGTAATTTTCTCCAGGGATGGGATAATGCAACCATCGCCG GGGCTATTGTTTATATTAAGAAAGACCTTGCGCTGCAAACAACTATGGAAGGGCTTGTGGTGGCCATGTCTTTGATTGGAGCGACGGTAATCACCACATGCTCTGGTCCTATATCGGATTGGCTTGGTCGGCGACCCATGTTGATAATCTCATCTGTGCTCTATTTCTTGGGTGGTTTGGTGATGCTTTGGTCCCCAAATGTGTATGTGTTGTGCTTGGCGAGGTTACTTGATGGATTTGGGATTGGCCTTGCTGTGACTCTTGTTCCGGTCTATATATCTGAAACGGCACCCTCTGAAATAAGGGGATCTTTGAATACGCTTCCTCAGTTCAGTGGTTCTGGAGGCATGTTTTTGTCATATTGTATGGTCTTTGGCATGTCGTTGACTCCATCGCCTAGCTGGAGGCTCATGCTTGGGGTTCTGTCTATTCCTTCGCTCCTCTATTTTGCACTGACAATTTTTTTCTTGCCTGAGTCTCCTCGGTGGCTGGTCAGCAAAGGAAGGATGATGGAGGCCAAAAAGGTGCTCCAAAGATTGCGCGGAAGGGAGGACGTGTCAG GCGAGATGGCATTGCTGGTTGAAGGTCTCGGGATTGGGGGTGATACATCTATAGAAGAATACATAATTGGCCCTGCTGAAGAGGTGGCTGATGGTCGGGAGCTAGGAacagataaagataaaattcgATTATATGGATCCCAAGCAGGTCTCTCTTGGTTAGCAAAACCTGTCACTGGACAGAGTTCTATTGGCCTTGCATCACGCCATGGAAGCATCATCAACCAAAGCATGTCCCTCATGGATCCTATGGTGACACTGTTCGGTAGCATTCATGAGAAGCTCCCTGAGGCGGGAACTGGAAGCATGCGAAGCACTTTGTTTCCAAATTTTGGAAGCATGTTTAGCACTGCTGAGCCGCATGTTAAAAATGAACAGTGGGATGAAGAGAGCTTACAAAGGGAAGGTGAAGACTACATGTCAGATGCAGCTGGTGGGGACTCTGACGATAATTTGCAAAGTCCTTTAATCTCACGTCAAACAACGAGCCTTGAAAAAGACATGCCTCCTCCTCCTTCCCATGGCAGTATCCTGAGCAGCATGAGGCGTCACAGCAGTCTTATGCAAGGATCAGCTGAGCAAGTTGGTAGTACAGGCATTGGTGGTGGCTGGCAGCTGGCATGGAAATGGACTGAAAAAGGTGAGGAGGGAAAAAAGCAAGGAGAGTTTAAAAGGATTTATTTACATGAGGAGGGAGTTTCTGCATCTCGTCGTGGATCCGTTGTTTCAGTTCCTGGTGAAGGTGAATTTGTCCAGGCTGCTGCCTTGGTTAGCCAACCTGCTCTTTACTCCAAGGAGCTTATCGATGGACATCCAGTTGGTCCTGCTATGGTTCACCCATCTGAGACTGCTTCAAAAGGGCCAAGTTGGAAAGCTCTTCTTGAACCTGGGGTTAAGCATGCATTGATTGTTGGAGTTGGAATACAAATACTTCAGCAG TTTTCAGGGATAAACGGGGTTCTATATTACACACCTCAAATCCTCGAAGAGGCTGGTGTTGAAGTTCTTCTTTCAGATGTAGGCATTGGCTCAGAGTCTGCATCATTTCTTATCAGTGCTTTCACAACCTTCTTGATGCTTCCTTGTATAGGCTTAGCCATGAAGCTCATGGATGTTTCAGGCAGAAG GCAATTGCTACTTACTACAATTCCCGTGCTGATTGTGTCACTGATTATTTTGGTCATTGGAAGCCTAGTAAATTTTGGCAATGTGGCCCATGCGGCAATCTCAACTATATGCGTTGTGGTTTATTTCTGCTGCTTTGTGATGGGTTACGGACCAATTCCAAACATTCTTTGCTCAGAGATTTTCCCCACTAGAGTGCGTGGCCTCTGCATTGCTATATGTGCTCTAGTGTTCTGGATTGGAGACATCATTATCACATACTCGCTGCCTGTGATGCTCAGCTCTTTAGGGCTTGCTGGTGTCTTCGCCATTTATGCCGTCGTTTGTTTCATCTCCTGGATATTTGTGTTTTTGAAGGTTCCAGAAACAAAGGGCATGCCCCTTGAAGTCATCTCTGAATTCTTTTCTGTTGGTGCAAGGCAGGCTGCTGCAGCCAAGAATGAGTAG
- the LOC106761441 gene encoding RING-H2 finger protein ATL80-like: MTRPFRYLGERNSSNDSAVVDSDFVVILAALLCALICVLGLVAVARCGCLRRLRFSSAPTPQPPPAAANKGVKKKVLRSLPKLTATAESAGKFADCAICLSEFAAGDEIRVLPQCGHGFHVSCIDAWLRSHSSCPSCRQILVVTRCDKCGGIPVPSSSSSAPPPQSESEARFKVREDNGNRFLP, encoded by the coding sequence ATGACTCGTCCCTTCAGATATTTAGGCGAGCGCAACTCGTCCAACGACTCCGCCGTTGTCGACTCCGACTTCGTCGTCATCCTCGCCGCCCTCCTCTGCGCACTCATCTGCGTCCTCGGCCTCGTCGCCGTCGCGCGCTGCGGCTGTCTCCGCCGCCTCCGCTTCTCCTCTGCCCCCACTCCACAGCCTCCTCCCGCTGCTGCCAACAAAGGCGTCAAGAAAAAGGTCCTCCGCTCCCTCCCCAAGCTCACCGCCACAGCCGAATCCGCAGGTAAGTTCGCCGATTGCGCGATCTGCCTCTCGGAGTTCGCCGCCGGAGACGAAATCCGAGTGCTGCCTCAGTGCGGACATGGATTCCATGTTAGCTGTATCGACGCCTGGCTCAGATCGCACTCCTCGTGTCCATCGTGCCGTCAGATTCTGGTAGTTACTCGGTGCGACAAGTGCGGTGGGATCCCGGTTCCGTCGAGCTCCAGCTCCGCGCCTCCGCCGCAGTCGGAATCCGAGGCCAGATTCAAGGTAAGGGAGGATAACGGCAATAGGTTCTTGCCTTAG
- the LOC106762522 gene encoding dolichyl-diphosphooligosaccharide--protein glycosyltransferase subunit 1A: MKRGIMRSNLFPLLFAFAFLFSPVFSASDLILAKVDRRIDLTSQIVRITTSLKVENTGSDVVSEILLSFPENQAKHLAYLKAILGEGKGKAKTSSGVGLPVKVVQPNDVPPALTIYSVSLPKGLGKGHSLTLDVLAVFTHILQPFPEKINQGDIQLLLFQESAQYLSPYAVKAQSLTLKLPDARIESYSKLENAKLQGSELKYGPYENIPPFSYLPIVIHYENNLPFAVAKELVREIEVSHWGNVQITEHYEIIHAGAQSKGEFSRLDYQTRPYLRGASAFRRLVAKLPPRAHSVYYRDEIGNISTSSLWGDSRKTELEIEPRYPMFGGWKTAFTIGYGLPLQDFLFGLDGKRFLNISFGAPIYELVIDTIFVKVVLPEGSKDISVSVPFPVKEWQETKISHLDIVGRPVVVLEKNNVVPEHNEHFQVYYKFNSLSMLTEPFMLISGFFFLFVACIVYSRADISISKSSASYLAKLQWDEVQATTQLIHGIISRCLTAHDKLETSLHDLSRTGDVQACKATRKSVDSSLKDLSKELKQPLSFLQSCPQAAQILPKVEELVTKERELQEKLVLKHTTVVDGYEKKLGGREIENRIASYQQKITALRREVDDLLDLIDEI, from the exons atgaaaagaggCATAATGAGGTCGAATCTGTTTCCGCTTCTCTTTGCATTTGCCTTTCTGTTTTCGCCTGTGTTCTCTGCTTCGGATCTGATCCTCGCCAAGGTTGACCGTCGT ATTGATCTGACATCACAAATTGTGCGCATCACTACTTCGCTAAAG GTGGAGAACACGGGATCTGATGTTGTGTCTGAGATTTTGCTGTCCTTTCCTGAAAACCAGGCAAAACACTTGGCATACTTGAAAGCAATACTTGGCGAAGGGAAGGGAAAAGCAAAAACATCTTCTGGTGTTGGTTTACCCGTTAAAGTTGTCCAACCTAATGATGTACCTCCTGCCTTGACAATTTACTCCGTATCTTTACCAAAGGGTCTTGGGAAGGGACATAGTTTGACATTAGATGTCTTGGCTGTTTTTACCCACATATTGCAACCATTTCCAGAGAAAATCAACCAGGGTGACATCCAACTTCTACTGTTTCAAGAGAGTGCACAATATCTCTCTCCGTATGCTGTCAAGGCACAATCACTCACTCTTAAGTTGCCTGATGCAAGAATAGAGTCCTATTCAAAACTAGAAAATGCTAAACTTCAGGGATCTGAATTAAAATACGGTCCATATGAGAATATTCCCCCTTTCTCATATTTACCAATAGTTATTCACTATGAGAATAACCTACCCTTTGCTGTTGCTAAAGAGTTAGTGCGAGAGATCGAAGTTTCCCATTGGGGCAATGTACAGATCACAGAACATTACGAAATTATACATGCTGGTGCTCAGAGCAAAGGAGAATTTTCTAG GCTTGACTATCAGACCAGGCCATATTTAAGGGGTGCATCAGCTTTCAGGCGTCTTGTTGCCAAGCTGCCACCAAGAGCTCATTCTGTGTATTACAGGGATGAAATTGGCAACATTTCCACTTCTAGTTTGTGGGGTGATTCAAGAAAG ACAGAACTGGAGATTGAACCTAGGTACCCTATGTTTGGTGGCTGGAAAACTGCCTTTACTATTGGATATGGCTTGCCACTTCAGGACTTCTTATTTGGATTGGATGGAAAACGCTTCCTTAATATCTCTTTTGGTGCCCCTATCTACGAGTTGGTGATTGACACTATTTTTGTGAAG GTTGTTTTGCCAGAGGGTTCTAAGGACATTTCAGTATCTGTTCCATTTCCCGTGAAAGAATGGCAGGAG ACGAAGATTTCTCACTTGGATATTGTTGGTAGACCTGTTGTTGTTCTGGAGAAGAACAATGTTGTGCCTGAGCATAATGAGCATTTCCAG GTCTACTATAAGTTCAACAGTCTTTCTATGCTCACGGAGCCTTTCATGTTGATCTCTGggtttttctttctgtttgtTGCTTGCATTGTCTACTCACGCGCAGATATATCAATCTCCAAATCTTCCGCATCTTATTTGGCAAAGCTCCAGTGGGACGAG GTGCAAGCAACTACTCAGCTGATCCACGGTATCATTAGCCGTTGCTTAACAGCACATGACAAGCTAGAAACGTCATTGCATGATCTTTCTAGGACGGGAGACGTTCAAGCCTGTAAAGCAACACGGAAATCAGTAGATAGCTCATTGAAAGATCTCTCTAAAGAGTTGAAGCAACCATTGTCATTTTTGCAATCTTGTCCACAAGCTGCTCAAATATTACCAAAG gtGGAGGAACTTGTCACCAAGGAGAGAGAGTTGCAGGAGAAACTTGTATTGAAACACACTACCGTTGTAGACGGCTATGAGAAGAAGTTAGGTGGAAGGGAAATTGAGAATCGGATTGCTTCGTATCAGCAGAAAATTACTGCTTTGAGACGGGAGGTTGATGATCTTTTGGACTTGATTGATGAGATATGA
- the LOC106761103 gene encoding outer envelope pore protein 21, chloroplastic, translating into METSLRYGEDFKALRIHAKEKLRINSNTYVQMNGELDTKVGQLTSSSSILIKHFYSNLSSILGVGLRHDKREKFRYTVNAKTTIPVPVSVLKGSSEVDREFKELPNVLNFKIKGACDVDREFKEKKSRVAVEFSLNLFNFQKDQDIRLRLGCECLEKVLYLQIRENNWTINADYKGRWNVRYDL; encoded by the exons atggagaCCTCTTTGCGATACGGAGAAGATTTCAAAGCTCTGCGAATTCATGCTAAGGAAAAACTTCGAATCAATTCGAACACCTACGTCCAG ATGAACGGAGAACTTGACACGAAAGTTGGACAACTAACTTCTTCCTCCAGTATCCTTATTAAACATTTCTATTCAAAT TTATCGTCCATTCTTGGCGTCGGATTGCGACACGATAAACGTGAAAAATTCCGCTATACTGTCAACGCAAAGACAACGATTCCTGTCCCCGTCAGCGTTCTCAAGGGATCATCTGAGGTTGACAGGGAGTTCAAAGAGCTACCCAATgttctcaattttaaaatcaaaggagCATGTGACGTTGACAGGGAGTTTAAAGAG aaaAAGTCCAGAGTAGCGGTGGAGTTTTCGTTGAACCTCTTCAATTTCCAGAAGGATCAAGACATTAGACTCAGACTTGGATGCGAATGTCTTGAAAAG GTTCTTTACCTGCAGATCAGAGAGAATAATTGGACAATAAATGCCGATTACAAAGGTAGATGGAACGTGAGATATGACTTATGA
- the LOC106761473 gene encoding peptidyl-prolyl cis-trans isomerase FKBP18, chloroplastic, with product MSSSCACACASNSTNWSIDYGDAMLSNSKRIRSTKIAMPLSVSGSRRSTALLISSLPFTFLLLSPPAEARRNKKTIPQEEYLTTPDGLKYYDLVEGKGPVAEKGTTVQVHFDCLYRGITAVSSRESKLLAGNRIIAQPYEFRVGAPPGKERKREFVDNPNGLFSAQAAPKPPPAMYTIVEGMRVGGKRTVIVPPENGYGQKGMNEIPPGATFELNVELLQVLAT from the exons ATGAGTTCGTCTTGCGCTTGCGCTTGCGCTTCTAATTCAACAAATTGGAGCATTGATTATGGAGATGCAATGCTTTCAAATTCAAAGCGAATCAGGTCAACGAAAATTGCCATGCCACTGTCAGTTTCTGGTTCCAGAAGATCCACGGCGCTTCTCATTTCATCGTTGCCGTTCACCTTCCTTTTGCTCTCTCCGCCGGCGGAGGCCAGACGCAACAAGAAGACGATTCCCCAAGAGGAATACCTCACAACTC CTGATGGATTGAAATACTATGATTTGGTTGAGGGCAAAGGTCCAGTAGCTGAAAAAGGAACAACCGTTCAG GTGCACTTTGATTGCTTATATCGCGGGATCACAGCTGTATCCAGTCGCGAATCTAAACTCCTAGCGGGAAATCGTATCATTGCTCAG CCGTACGAATTTAGGGTGGGAGCTCCTCcgggaaaggaaagaaaacgtGAATTTGTTGATAATCCAAATGGTTTATTCTCCGCTCAAGCAGCACCCAAACCTCCACCTGCTATGTATACAATAGTGGAGGGAATGCGAGTTGGTGGAAAG CGAACTGTCATTGTTCCTCCTGAAAATGGGTATGGACAAAAGGGAATGAACGAGATTCCG CCTGGAGCTACATTTGAACTAAATGTTGAGCTTCTGCAAGTTTTAGCTACGTGA
- the LOC106759817 gene encoding protein MULTIPLE CHLOROPLAST DIVISION SITE 1 has translation MASVWTLQFRSLSLRPCSFTSGTSNNSIITTRNRIVIRNGISKWRSRTQQLKHDSINSVSKCYHQLVNSVTIPSFLLNRSGGNNFPIWVCVALVVLVGALRVVSRKKERPGSVADLVRRGQLKSDRRGISRPLKYEDPFNNPFVKVGKSNSTVEMCGKVYRLAPVTLTEEQQATHQRRRSRAYQWKRPTIFLREGDSVPPDVDPDTVRWIPANHPFATTATDLDEDLAQNNVYQKHGVPFRIQAEHEALQKKLEALQNDQKLNKLVIDPINAKEFERPFNSQARLNEQAEKSTVNNQEQKINKLVIDPISAKEFERPFNSHARLNDQAEKSSVNNQVSDSDSPNIDSDPNHFESTSSEDPTL, from the exons ATGGCCTCTGTTTGGACACTGCAATTTCGCTCGCTTTCGCTTCGC CCTTGTTCCTTCACCAGTGGCACTAGTAATAACAGTATCATCACAACTAGAAATCGCATTGTTATCAGAAACGGGATCTCCAAATGGCGCTCTCGCACCCAACAACTCAAACACGATTCCATCAATTCCGTTTCCAAATGTTACCATCAACTCGTTAATTCCGTCACCATCCCCTCCTTCCTG CTGAATCGAAGCGGTGGAAACAATTTTCCGATCTGGGTATGTGTTGCGCTTGTGGTTTTGGTTGGAGCATTGAGGGTCGTGTCCAGAAAAAAGGAGCGTCCAGGTTCCGTGGCTGATCTTGTGAGACGTGGACAACTCAAATCTGATAGAAGAGGCAT ATCAAGGCCTCTCAAGTACGAAGACCCGTTCAATAATCCTTTTGTCAAGGTTGGCAAAAGCAACTCAACCGTTGAGATGTGTGGTAAGGTTTACCGCTTAGCCCCTGTTACACTTACCGAAGAGCAGCAGGCCACTCACCAGAGAAGGAGATCGCGTGCCTATCAGTGGAAGCGACCCACTATTTTCCTTAGAGAAGGGGACTCAGTGCCTCCGGATGTTGATCCTGATACTGTCAGGTGGATTCCAGCTAATCATCCTTTTGCTACCACTGCTACTGATCTGGATGAAGACTTGGCACAGAACAATGTGTATCAAAAGCATGGAGTTCCTTTCCGGATTCAAGCCGAGCATGAAGCCCTGCAGAAAAAACTCGAAGCCCTACAGAAT GACCAGAAACTCAATAAACTAGTGATAGATCCTATCAATGCTAAAGAATTTGAGAGGCCATTCAACTCCCAAGCCAGATTAAATGAACAAGCAGAGAAGAGCACTGTAAACAATCAG GAGCAGAAAATCAATAAGCTAGTGATAGATCCTATCAGTGCTAAAGAGTTTGAGAGACCGTTCAACTCCCACGCCAGATTAAATGATCAAGCAGAGAAGAGCTCTGTAAACAATCAAGTGAGTGATTCTGACTCCCCTAATATAGATAGTGACCCAAATCACTTTGAAAGTACATCATCCGAAGATCCAACTCTTTAG